A genomic region of Thunnus albacares chromosome 2, fThuAlb1.1, whole genome shotgun sequence contains the following coding sequences:
- the LOC122999940 gene encoding zinc finger protein 2 homolog isoform X6, giving the protein MSSVECLRELINERLTAAAEEIFVVFQKTIVEYEDEIDRQRRLLDIVWKPEIKLHRIELLQQHVCKEEGVLADQQLCNQERNSSLDQEDPEPPQIKEEQEEELCTSLEGEQLVLKQETDFLKSSPNYLSDHSDWTLVLSCDQSEAEKEPPDNISTKRIRSESDRESCRVSEPTTDHQLIFHTSYGENNQDHESYTHRNATKPKKKCEGTSTSTRSVKPNIIKQQNDKPFKCNSCSKDFYLYTQLEVHLRTHTAEKPFSCTVCGKRFSLKRYLTQHMITHSAEKPYACSRCRKSFRRSQHLQIHMTRHTEISQSSVCNEELLPDQQLCNQERNSSLDQEEPEPLQIKGEQEELCTSQEGEQLVLKQEDDTLRPSCERNDYTEDQTLLLNLDKTQSTEEKETLTNISVIVMKSESDRQDSSELNSDHHLSPNSDTAKNQDHERGNHENANTDTIPENKLFKCLFCTEEFHDFLKLKIHLRTHTGEKRFKCDTCGKGFTQKALLRNHIITHTGARPFMCKVCGKEFNCQSNRINHMKTHSDEKPHTCSTCGKSFSRPADLRRHNRTHTGEKPYSCVHCGKEFSYHSSLTNHVRVHTGEKPYKCIWCGKRFAISKTLKIHTRVHTGEKPYKCNTCGKTFAHNTGLTLHNRIHAREKQQS; this is encoded by the exons AGCTCCTACAGCAACATGTCTGTAAGGAGGAGGGGGTTCTCgctgaccagcagctctgtaaCCAGGAGAGGAACTCCAGTCTGGACCAAGAGGACCCAGAACCTCCAcagattaaagaggaacaggaggaggagctctGCACCAGTCTGGAGGGAGAACAGCTGGTACTGAAGCAGGAGACTGATTTCTTAAAGTCAAGTCCTAATTACTTAAGTGATCACAGTGACTGGACTCTAGTTTTGAGTTGTGATCAAAGTGAAGCAGAGAAAGAGCCTCCAGACAACATTTCAACTAAAAGGATAAGATCTGAATCTGACAGAGAGAGCTGTAGAGTATCTGAACCAACCACTGACCATCAGCTCATCTTTCACACCTCTTATGGGGAAAATAACCAAGATCATGAAAGTTACACCCATAGAAATGCAACAAAGCCAAAGAAAAAATGTGAGGGCACCTCAACATCAACTAGAAGCGTTAAACCAAATATAATTAAGCAGCAGAATGACAAACCTTTCAAGTGCAACAGCTGCAGTAAAGACTTTTATTTGTATACACAACTAGAAGTTCACCTGAGGACCCACACTGCTGAGAAGCCTTTCAGTTGCACAGTCTGTGGAAAGAGATTCAGCCTGAAACGTTACCTCACGCAACACATGATAACCCACTCAGCTGAGAAGCCGTACGCTTGCAGCAGATGTCGGAAGAGTTTCCGGCGTTCACAGCATCTGCAAATTCACATGACACGTCACACAG AGATCTCACAGTCGTCTGTCTGTAATGAGGAGCTTCTCCCAGACCAGCAGCTCTGTAACCAGGAAAGGAACTCCAGTCTGGACCAAGAAGAACCAGAGCCTCTACAGATTAAAGGGGAACAGGAGGAACTCTGCACCAGTCAGGAGGGAGAACAGCTTGTACTGAAGCAAGAGGATGATACATTAAGGCCTTCTTGTGAGAGAAATGACTATACTGAAGATCAGACTTTGCTTCTGAATCTTGACAAAACTCAAAGtacagaagagaaagagactcTGACCAACATCTCAGTTATAGTAATGAAATCTGAATCTGACAGACAGGACTCATCAGAACTAAACAGTGACCACCATCTTTCTCCCAACTCTGACACAGCAAAGAACCAAGACCACGAAAGAGGCAATCATGAGAATGCAAATACTGATACAATACCAGAGAACAAACTCTTCAAATGTCTCTTTTGCACTGAAGAGTTTCATGATTTCTTGAAGTTAAAGATTCACTTAAGGACCCACACTGGTGAAAAGCGTTTCAAATGCGACACTTGTGGGAAAGGATTCACTCAGAAGGCTCTGCTTAGGAACCACATAATAACTCACACAGGGGCAAGGCCCTTTATGTGCAAAGTTTGTGGAAAGGAGTTCAATTGTCAGTCAAACCGCATCAATCATATGAAAACTCACTCTGATGAAAAGCCGCACACCTGCTCCACCTGTGGAAAAAGCTTCAGCCGCCCCGCAGACCTGAGGAGGCACAACCGAACTCACACAGGCGAGAAGCCGTACAGTTGTGTCCATTGCGGGAAGGAGTTTTCTTACCACTCATCTCTCACGAATCATGTCCGAGTGCACACGGGGGAGAAGCCTTATAAATGTATTTGGTGTGGGAAAAGATTTGCTATCAGCAAAACGTTGAAAATACACACCAGAGTCCACACAGGGGAAAAGCCGTATAAATGCAACACTTGTGGGAAGACTTTTGCTCATAACACAGGACTGACGTTACACAATAGGATACATGCAagggaaaaacaacaaagttgA
- the LOC122999940 gene encoding zinc finger protein 2 homolog isoform X5 — translation MSAVQYLREFINERLTAAAEEIFRVFQKTIVEYEEEINRQRRLLDIVWKPEIKLHRIELLQQHVCKEEGVLADQQLCNQERNSSLDQEDPEPPQIKEEQEEELCTSLEGEQLVLKQETDFLKSSPNYLSDHSDWTLVLSCDQSEAEKEPPDNISTKRIRSESDRESCRVSEPTTDHQLIFHTSYGENNQDHESYTHRNATKPKKKCEGTSTSTRSVKPNIIKQQNDKPFKCNSCSKDFYLYTQLEVHLRTHTAEKPFSCTVCGKRFSLKRYLTQHMITHSAEKPYACSRCRKSFRRSQHLQIHMTRHTEISQSSVCNEELLPDQQLCNQERNSSLDQEEPEPLQIKGEQEELCTSQEGEQLVLKQEDDTLRPSCERNDYTEDQTLLLNLDKTQSTEEKETLTNISVIVMKSESDRQDSSELNSDHHLSPNSDTAKNQDHERGNHENANTDTIPENKLFKCLFCTEEFHDFLKLKIHLRTHTGEKRFKCDTCGKGFTQKALLRNHIITHTGARPFMCKVCGKEFNCQSNRINHMKTHSDEKPHTCSTCGKSFSRPADLRRHNRTHTGEKPYSCVHCGKEFSYHSSLTNHVRVHTGEKPYKCIWCGKRFAISKTLKIHTRVHTGEKPYKCNTCGKTFAHNTGLTLHNRIHAREKQQS, via the exons AGCTCCTACAGCAACATGTCTGTAAGGAGGAGGGGGTTCTCgctgaccagcagctctgtaaCCAGGAGAGGAACTCCAGTCTGGACCAAGAGGACCCAGAACCTCCAcagattaaagaggaacaggaggaggagctctGCACCAGTCTGGAGGGAGAACAGCTGGTACTGAAGCAGGAGACTGATTTCTTAAAGTCAAGTCCTAATTACTTAAGTGATCACAGTGACTGGACTCTAGTTTTGAGTTGTGATCAAAGTGAAGCAGAGAAAGAGCCTCCAGACAACATTTCAACTAAAAGGATAAGATCTGAATCTGACAGAGAGAGCTGTAGAGTATCTGAACCAACCACTGACCATCAGCTCATCTTTCACACCTCTTATGGGGAAAATAACCAAGATCATGAAAGTTACACCCATAGAAATGCAACAAAGCCAAAGAAAAAATGTGAGGGCACCTCAACATCAACTAGAAGCGTTAAACCAAATATAATTAAGCAGCAGAATGACAAACCTTTCAAGTGCAACAGCTGCAGTAAAGACTTTTATTTGTATACACAACTAGAAGTTCACCTGAGGACCCACACTGCTGAGAAGCCTTTCAGTTGCACAGTCTGTGGAAAGAGATTCAGCCTGAAACGTTACCTCACGCAACACATGATAACCCACTCAGCTGAGAAGCCGTACGCTTGCAGCAGATGTCGGAAGAGTTTCCGGCGTTCACAGCATCTGCAAATTCACATGACACGTCACACAG AGATCTCACAGTCGTCTGTCTGTAATGAGGAGCTTCTCCCAGACCAGCAGCTCTGTAACCAGGAAAGGAACTCCAGTCTGGACCAAGAAGAACCAGAGCCTCTACAGATTAAAGGGGAACAGGAGGAACTCTGCACCAGTCAGGAGGGAGAACAGCTTGTACTGAAGCAAGAGGATGATACATTAAGGCCTTCTTGTGAGAGAAATGACTATACTGAAGATCAGACTTTGCTTCTGAATCTTGACAAAACTCAAAGtacagaagagaaagagactcTGACCAACATCTCAGTTATAGTAATGAAATCTGAATCTGACAGACAGGACTCATCAGAACTAAACAGTGACCACCATCTTTCTCCCAACTCTGACACAGCAAAGAACCAAGACCACGAAAGAGGCAATCATGAGAATGCAAATACTGATACAATACCAGAGAACAAACTCTTCAAATGTCTCTTTTGCACTGAAGAGTTTCATGATTTCTTGAAGTTAAAGATTCACTTAAGGACCCACACTGGTGAAAAGCGTTTCAAATGCGACACTTGTGGGAAAGGATTCACTCAGAAGGCTCTGCTTAGGAACCACATAATAACTCACACAGGGGCAAGGCCCTTTATGTGCAAAGTTTGTGGAAAGGAGTTCAATTGTCAGTCAAACCGCATCAATCATATGAAAACTCACTCTGATGAAAAGCCGCACACCTGCTCCACCTGTGGAAAAAGCTTCAGCCGCCCCGCAGACCTGAGGAGGCACAACCGAACTCACACAGGCGAGAAGCCGTACAGTTGTGTCCATTGCGGGAAGGAGTTTTCTTACCACTCATCTCTCACGAATCATGTCCGAGTGCACACGGGGGAGAAGCCTTATAAATGTATTTGGTGTGGGAAAAGATTTGCTATCAGCAAAACGTTGAAAATACACACCAGAGTCCACACAGGGGAAAAGCCGTATAAATGCAACACTTGTGGGAAGACTTTTGCTCATAACACAGGACTGACGTTACACAATAGGATACATGCAagggaaaaacaacaaagttgA
- the LOC122999940 gene encoding zinc finger protein 2 homolog isoform X3: MSAVERLRHLINERLTAAAEEILGVFAQTVSVYEEELNRQRRLLDVVLQPQIKLHRTELLQQHVCKEEGVLADQQLCNQERNSSLDQEDPEPPQIKEEQEEELCTSLEGEQLVLKQETDFLKSSPNYLSDHSDWTLVLSCDQSEAEKEPPDNISTKRIRSESDRESCRVSEPTTDHQLIFHTSYGENNQDHESYTHRNATKPKKKCEGTSTSTRSVKPNIIKQQNDKPFKCNSCSKDFYLYTQLEVHLRTHTAEKPFSCTVCGKRFSLKRYLTQHMITHSAEKPYACSRCRKSFRRSQHLQIHMTRHTEISQSSVCNEELLPDQQLCNQERNSSLDQEEPEPLQIKGEQEELCTSQEGEQLVLKQEDDTLRPSCERNDYTEDQTLLLNLDKTQSTEEKETLTNISVIVMKSESDRQDSSELNSDHHLSPNSDTAKNQDHERGNHENANTDTIPENKLFKCLFCTEEFHDFLKLKIHLRTHTGEKRFKCDTCGKGFTQKALLRNHIITHTGARPFMCKVCGKEFNCQSNRINHMKTHSDEKPHTCSTCGKSFSRPADLRRHNRTHTGEKPYSCVHCGKEFSYHSSLTNHVRVHTGEKPYKCIWCGKRFAISKTLKIHTRVHTGEKPYKCNTCGKTFAHNTGLTLHNRIHAREKQQS, translated from the exons ATGTCTGCAGTGGAGCGTTTGAGACATTTAATCAACGAGCGACTAACCgctgctgctgaagaaataTTAGGAGTCTTTGCACAAACTGTTTCAGTGTATGAGGAGGAGCTCAACCGTCAGCGCAGACTGCTGGATGTCGTCTTGCAGCCGCAGATAAAGCTGCACAGGACAG AGCTCCTACAGCAACATGTCTGTAAGGAGGAGGGGGTTCTCgctgaccagcagctctgtaaCCAGGAGAGGAACTCCAGTCTGGACCAAGAGGACCCAGAACCTCCAcagattaaagaggaacaggaggaggagctctGCACCAGTCTGGAGGGAGAACAGCTGGTACTGAAGCAGGAGACTGATTTCTTAAAGTCAAGTCCTAATTACTTAAGTGATCACAGTGACTGGACTCTAGTTTTGAGTTGTGATCAAAGTGAAGCAGAGAAAGAGCCTCCAGACAACATTTCAACTAAAAGGATAAGATCTGAATCTGACAGAGAGAGCTGTAGAGTATCTGAACCAACCACTGACCATCAGCTCATCTTTCACACCTCTTATGGGGAAAATAACCAAGATCATGAAAGTTACACCCATAGAAATGCAACAAAGCCAAAGAAAAAATGTGAGGGCACCTCAACATCAACTAGAAGCGTTAAACCAAATATAATTAAGCAGCAGAATGACAAACCTTTCAAGTGCAACAGCTGCAGTAAAGACTTTTATTTGTATACACAACTAGAAGTTCACCTGAGGACCCACACTGCTGAGAAGCCTTTCAGTTGCACAGTCTGTGGAAAGAGATTCAGCCTGAAACGTTACCTCACGCAACACATGATAACCCACTCAGCTGAGAAGCCGTACGCTTGCAGCAGATGTCGGAAGAGTTTCCGGCGTTCACAGCATCTGCAAATTCACATGACACGTCACACAG AGATCTCACAGTCGTCTGTCTGTAATGAGGAGCTTCTCCCAGACCAGCAGCTCTGTAACCAGGAAAGGAACTCCAGTCTGGACCAAGAAGAACCAGAGCCTCTACAGATTAAAGGGGAACAGGAGGAACTCTGCACCAGTCAGGAGGGAGAACAGCTTGTACTGAAGCAAGAGGATGATACATTAAGGCCTTCTTGTGAGAGAAATGACTATACTGAAGATCAGACTTTGCTTCTGAATCTTGACAAAACTCAAAGtacagaagagaaagagactcTGACCAACATCTCAGTTATAGTAATGAAATCTGAATCTGACAGACAGGACTCATCAGAACTAAACAGTGACCACCATCTTTCTCCCAACTCTGACACAGCAAAGAACCAAGACCACGAAAGAGGCAATCATGAGAATGCAAATACTGATACAATACCAGAGAACAAACTCTTCAAATGTCTCTTTTGCACTGAAGAGTTTCATGATTTCTTGAAGTTAAAGATTCACTTAAGGACCCACACTGGTGAAAAGCGTTTCAAATGCGACACTTGTGGGAAAGGATTCACTCAGAAGGCTCTGCTTAGGAACCACATAATAACTCACACAGGGGCAAGGCCCTTTATGTGCAAAGTTTGTGGAAAGGAGTTCAATTGTCAGTCAAACCGCATCAATCATATGAAAACTCACTCTGATGAAAAGCCGCACACCTGCTCCACCTGTGGAAAAAGCTTCAGCCGCCCCGCAGACCTGAGGAGGCACAACCGAACTCACACAGGCGAGAAGCCGTACAGTTGTGTCCATTGCGGGAAGGAGTTTTCTTACCACTCATCTCTCACGAATCATGTCCGAGTGCACACGGGGGAGAAGCCTTATAAATGTATTTGGTGTGGGAAAAGATTTGCTATCAGCAAAACGTTGAAAATACACACCAGAGTCCACACAGGGGAAAAGCCGTATAAATGCAACACTTGTGGGAAGACTTTTGCTCATAACACAGGACTGACGTTACACAATAGGATACATGCAagggaaaaacaacaaagttgA
- the LOC122999940 gene encoding zinc finger protein 2 homolog isoform X4, whose amino-acid sequence MSSVECLRELINERLTAAAEEIFVVFQKTIVQYEEEINRQRRLLDIVWKPEIKLHRIELLQQHVCKEEGVLADQQLCNQERNSSLDQEDPEPPQIKEEQEEELCTSLEGEQLVLKQETDFLKSSPNYLSDHSDWTLVLSCDQSEAEKEPPDNISTKRIRSESDRESCRVSEPTTDHQLIFHTSYGENNQDHESYTHRNATKPKKKCEGTSTSTRSVKPNIIKQQNDKPFKCNSCSKDFYLYTQLEVHLRTHTAEKPFSCTVCGKRFSLKRYLTQHMITHSAEKPYACSRCRKSFRRSQHLQIHMTRHTEISQSSVCNEELLPDQQLCNQERNSSLDQEEPEPLQIKGEQEELCTSQEGEQLVLKQEDDTLRPSCERNDYTEDQTLLLNLDKTQSTEEKETLTNISVIVMKSESDRQDSSELNSDHHLSPNSDTAKNQDHERGNHENANTDTIPENKLFKCLFCTEEFHDFLKLKIHLRTHTGEKRFKCDTCGKGFTQKALLRNHIITHTGARPFMCKVCGKEFNCQSNRINHMKTHSDEKPHTCSTCGKSFSRPADLRRHNRTHTGEKPYSCVHCGKEFSYHSSLTNHVRVHTGEKPYKCIWCGKRFAISKTLKIHTRVHTGEKPYKCNTCGKTFAHNTGLTLHNRIHAREKQQS is encoded by the exons AGCTCCTACAGCAACATGTCTGTAAGGAGGAGGGGGTTCTCgctgaccagcagctctgtaaCCAGGAGAGGAACTCCAGTCTGGACCAAGAGGACCCAGAACCTCCAcagattaaagaggaacaggaggaggagctctGCACCAGTCTGGAGGGAGAACAGCTGGTACTGAAGCAGGAGACTGATTTCTTAAAGTCAAGTCCTAATTACTTAAGTGATCACAGTGACTGGACTCTAGTTTTGAGTTGTGATCAAAGTGAAGCAGAGAAAGAGCCTCCAGACAACATTTCAACTAAAAGGATAAGATCTGAATCTGACAGAGAGAGCTGTAGAGTATCTGAACCAACCACTGACCATCAGCTCATCTTTCACACCTCTTATGGGGAAAATAACCAAGATCATGAAAGTTACACCCATAGAAATGCAACAAAGCCAAAGAAAAAATGTGAGGGCACCTCAACATCAACTAGAAGCGTTAAACCAAATATAATTAAGCAGCAGAATGACAAACCTTTCAAGTGCAACAGCTGCAGTAAAGACTTTTATTTGTATACACAACTAGAAGTTCACCTGAGGACCCACACTGCTGAGAAGCCTTTCAGTTGCACAGTCTGTGGAAAGAGATTCAGCCTGAAACGTTACCTCACGCAACACATGATAACCCACTCAGCTGAGAAGCCGTACGCTTGCAGCAGATGTCGGAAGAGTTTCCGGCGTTCACAGCATCTGCAAATTCACATGACACGTCACACAG AGATCTCACAGTCGTCTGTCTGTAATGAGGAGCTTCTCCCAGACCAGCAGCTCTGTAACCAGGAAAGGAACTCCAGTCTGGACCAAGAAGAACCAGAGCCTCTACAGATTAAAGGGGAACAGGAGGAACTCTGCACCAGTCAGGAGGGAGAACAGCTTGTACTGAAGCAAGAGGATGATACATTAAGGCCTTCTTGTGAGAGAAATGACTATACTGAAGATCAGACTTTGCTTCTGAATCTTGACAAAACTCAAAGtacagaagagaaagagactcTGACCAACATCTCAGTTATAGTAATGAAATCTGAATCTGACAGACAGGACTCATCAGAACTAAACAGTGACCACCATCTTTCTCCCAACTCTGACACAGCAAAGAACCAAGACCACGAAAGAGGCAATCATGAGAATGCAAATACTGATACAATACCAGAGAACAAACTCTTCAAATGTCTCTTTTGCACTGAAGAGTTTCATGATTTCTTGAAGTTAAAGATTCACTTAAGGACCCACACTGGTGAAAAGCGTTTCAAATGCGACACTTGTGGGAAAGGATTCACTCAGAAGGCTCTGCTTAGGAACCACATAATAACTCACACAGGGGCAAGGCCCTTTATGTGCAAAGTTTGTGGAAAGGAGTTCAATTGTCAGTCAAACCGCATCAATCATATGAAAACTCACTCTGATGAAAAGCCGCACACCTGCTCCACCTGTGGAAAAAGCTTCAGCCGCCCCGCAGACCTGAGGAGGCACAACCGAACTCACACAGGCGAGAAGCCGTACAGTTGTGTCCATTGCGGGAAGGAGTTTTCTTACCACTCATCTCTCACGAATCATGTCCGAGTGCACACGGGGGAGAAGCCTTATAAATGTATTTGGTGTGGGAAAAGATTTGCTATCAGCAAAACGTTGAAAATACACACCAGAGTCCACACAGGGGAAAAGCCGTATAAATGCAACACTTGTGGGAAGACTTTTGCTCATAACACAGGACTGACGTTACACAATAGGATACATGCAagggaaaaacaacaaagttgA